In a single window of the Rhineura floridana isolate rRhiFlo1 chromosome 3, rRhiFlo1.hap2, whole genome shotgun sequence genome:
- the NMRAL1 gene encoding LOW QUALITY PROTEIN: nmrA-like family domain-containing protein 1 (The sequence of the model RefSeq protein was modified relative to this genomic sequence to represent the inferred CDS: inserted 2 bases in 2 codons; substituted 2 bases at 2 genomic stop codons) codes for MQRRRQHLASSGSCQGPKPLRGEKNCQCKWKAEILHSHKGEGSNGSHYFCLPTLFSLVGAQGGLVARALLDDSXVNVQAVTCNPSQPATXTLLSCGAEVVKGDXDNPITMEESMEGAYGASVITTSLDDFNKXQESCQGKKAADVAKQRGLKHAVFSRLDHVEKLIGGPLKVPFYDSKREAEVLYWELGVPFTSVWVPCYYENFLNFCYPCREPGKDANTVDTEQSVCAEDTLSLPLSLSLSHAHTAVMLLTAVCQTEI; via the exons ATGCAGAGACGGCGCCAGCACCTGGCATCCTCGGGCAGCTGTCAGGGCCCAA AACCTTTGCGAGGGGAAAAGAACTGTCAGTGTAAATGGAAAGCAGAAATTCTACACTCTCACAAAGGAGAAGGGTCCAATGGTAGCCACTATTTCTGCCTCCCCACCCTTTTTTCTCTTGTAGGTGCCCAGGGAGGTTTAGTTGCTCGGGCCCTCCTAGATGACA ATGTTAATGTTCAGGCTGTGACCTGCAATCCCAGCCAGCCGGCAACTTAGACCCTCCTTAGCTGTGGAGCTGAAGTGGTGAAGGGAG CTGATAACCCAATCACAATGGAAGAGTCCATGGAGGGAGCATATGGGGCCTCTGTGATCACAACATCCCTTGATGATTTCAACAAGTAGCAAGAAAGCTGTCAA GGTAAGAAAGCTGCAGATGTCGCCAAACAGCGGGGTTTGAAACATGCTGTCTTCAGCAGATTGGACCATGTGGAGAAACTGATAGGCGGGCCTTTGAAGGTACCATTTTATGACAGCAAGAGAGAAGCCGAGGTCCTCTACTGGGAACTAGGAGTGCCCTTCACAAGCGTGTGGGTACCTTGCTACTATGAGAACTTCCTGAACTTCTGCTACCCATGCAGGGAGCCAGGGAAAGATGCTAACACTGTAGATACGGAGCAGAGTGTCTGTGCAGAGgatactctctctctccctctctctctctctctctctcatgcacacacagctGTTATGCTTTTAACAGCAGTATGCCAGACTGAAATTTAG
- the LSM2 gene encoding U6 snRNA-associated Sm-like protein LSm2, whose amino-acid sequence MLFYSFFKSLVGKDVVVELKNDLSICGTLHSVDQYLNIKLTDISVTDPEKYPHMLSVKNCFIRGSVVRYVQLPADEVDTQLLQDAARKEALQQKQ is encoded by the exons ATG CTCTTCTATTCGTTCTTCAAGTCCCTGGTAGGGAAGGATGTGGTGGTTGAGCTGAAGAATGACCTGAG TATATGTGGGACATTGCACTCTGTGGATCAG TACCTGAATATCAAGCTCACAGACATCAGCGTGACGGACCCAGAGAAATACCCTCACATG TTGTCCGTCAAGAACTGTTTCATCCGTGGCTCCGTCGTCCGCTATGTCCAGCTTCCAGCCGACGAGGTTGATACACAGCTGCTGCAGGATGCTGCGCGCAAGGAAGCCCTTCAGCAGAAGCAGTGA
- the LOC133380973 gene encoding zinc finger protein 397-like, whose amino-acid sequence MDKMASEEGNTSGLALPNQGKLEQEFRMEEQKLADSEPRNDMENGLWAVCVGSCGDFEETTILEEVKQEPPKRLQECWEAQLQEFLKRAELPHSEWRHPQLPGTAPSEEPGAVELKQFLPGLSKGAQQTDGKPSDKTEANCKRAKEKNLEEDTDILDAEAGRQYFRRFVYREANGPREACRQLWQLCHQWLKPERHTKEQILELVILEQFLTILPRELQKWVWDGGPQTCSQAVSLAEDFLQQQVPGSFDVVAEHFPEGEGAPSDTWQEPLFREIKQEVNCDTGSLGEGGQCRAEEQNQTEYPRDKEPCWMLPGRVQQNISGCSDQEETFEQQPESFPEKEKNNHLQGELFTHEIVQIGRKQYTCSFCEKSCSQRSTLTVHERTHTGERPYECPACGKGFSHCSNLIAHRTVHTGGRPYKCSDCGDTFRHGSHLIAHRRIHTGERPHKCSECGKSFNQRSALIVHERTHTGERPYKCLDCGKSFNQRSILIAHERTHTGERPFKCSDCGKGFKQLSAVTAHTRSHTGERPYSCLDCGKSFTRSSLLVKHRRTHTGEKPYECTNCAKCFRQRSQLVSHERTHVNV is encoded by the exons ATGGACAAAATGGCAAGTGAGGAAGGAAACACATCAGGACTGGCTCTCCCAAACCAAGGAAAGCTTGAGCAGGAATTCAGAATGGAGGAGCAGAAGCTTGCAGACTCTGAACCAAGGAACGATATGGAAAATGGCCTTTGGGCTGTCTGTGTGGGGAGTTGTGGGGATTTTGAGGAAACAACCATTTTGGAAGAGGTTAAGCAGGAACCTCCTAAGCGGCTACAGGAATGCTGGGAAGCTCAGCTACAGGAGTTTCTGAAAAGAGCTGAATTGCCCCATTCAGAATGGAGACACCCACAATTGCCGGGGACTGCACCCAGTGAAGAGCCTGGAGCTGTGGAGTTGAAGCAGTTCCTGCCAGGCCTCAGCAAAGGGGCCCAACAGACTGATGGCAAACCGTCAGACAAAACTGAAGCGAACTGTAAGAGGGCAAAAGAGAAGAACCTGGAGGAAGACACTGACATCTTGGATGCAGAGGCAGGGCGCCAATATTTCAGGAGGTTTGTCTACCGGGAAGCCAACGGCCCCCGAGAGGCTTGCAGGCAGCTCTGGCAGCTTTGCCATCAATGGCTGAAGCCAGAAAGGCACACAAAGGAGCAGATCTTGGAGCTAGTGATTCTGGAGCAGTTTCTGACTATCCTCCCTCGAGAACTGCAGAAATGGGTGTGGGATGGTGGACCACAGACCTGTTCCCAAGCAGTGTCCCTGGCAGAGGATTTCCTGCAGCAGCAG GTACCAGGATCATTTGACGTGGTAGCTGAACATTTTCCAGAGGGAGAGGGGGCTCCATCAGACACTTGGCAGGAGCCACTCTTCAGAGAGATCAAACAGGAGGTTAACTGTGACACTGGCTCTCTGG GAGAGGGTGGGCAGTGCCGTGCAGAGGAGCAAAACCAGACAGAATATCCTAGGGATAAGGAACCATGTTGGATGCTGCCAGGAAGAGTCCAACAAAATATTTCTGGCTGCTCTGATCAGGAAGAAACATTTGAACAACAGCCAGAAAGCTTTCCAGAGAAGGAAAAGAACAACCACCTTCAGGGTGAGCTTTTTACTCATGAAATTGTCCAGATAGGAAGAAAGCAGTATACTTGCTCTTTCTGTGAAAAAAGCTGTAGCCAGCGGTCGACTCTCACTGTACATGAAAGGACACATACTGGGGAGAGGCCCTATGAATGCCCAGCCTGTGGGAAAGGCTTCAGCCATTGCTCAAATCTCATTGCCCACAGAACAGTCCACACAGGAGGTCGTCCATATAAATGCTCAGACTGTGGGGACACTTTCCGGCATGGGTCGCACCTCATTGCACACAGGAGGATTCACACGGGCGAGAGGCCACACAAATGCTCAGAATGCGGGAAAAGCTTCAATCAGAGGTCAGCTCTCATTGTGCATGAgcgaactcacacaggggagaggcCGTACAAATGCTTGGACTGCGGGAAAAGCTTTAACCAGAGGTCCATTCTAATTGCACATGAGAGGACTCACACTGGCGAAAGGCCATTTAAATGCTCAGACTGTGGGAAGGGCTTTAAGCAGCTTTCAGCTGTGACGGCGCACACCCGTAGCCACACCGGGGAGAGGCCGTACAGCTGCTTGGACTGCGGGAAAAGCTTTACTCGCAGCTCACTCCTTGTTAAGCACAGGAGGACGCATACGGGAGAGAAACCCTATGAATGCACAAACTGTGCGAAATGCTTCCGTCAGCGGTCGCAACTAGTTAGCCACGAAAGAACCCATGTTAATGTTTAG